The Mercurialis annua linkage group LG2, ddMerAnnu1.2, whole genome shotgun sequence genome contains a region encoding:
- the LOC126669278 gene encoding G-type lectin S-receptor-like serine/threonine-protein kinase At4g27290 yields MDYSPLLVCCYLLLTTTIHTEAADTINTTQSIRDGEALVSAGGSFKLGFFSPGTSKNRYLGIWYNTIPTVTVVWVANRENPVMDSSGVLNITDQGTLIIVNRNGTIVWSSNFKSFASNPIAQLLDSGNFVIKEQGNDNSNLYLWQSFHYPSDTLLPGMKLGRNRVTGLDANISSWKTPTDPARGKFIFGFDQGGYPEMIITEDSAKLYRTGPWNGLRFSGTPSIRSNPIYSDGFVFNQDEVYYNYELLNSSLLLRMVINQQGVVEQLIWVSGARGWMVFRTLMTDQCDNYAMCGTYGSCNINNSPMCSCLKGFVPKVPREWNVADWSNGCVRKTPLACSQDEFLKFTSVKLPETRTSWSNVAGYMAMNMSLDECHFLCMKNCNCSAYANLDIRGGGSDCLLWFNELIDVRDYTEGGQDMYVRMAASELVHINATAKSNVQKRTAIAVSSVLSTGLLLLVLALILYWRRKRQKNRKLKDMLERNANIKGHKEDQELTMFDLGTIARATDNFSLINKLGEGGFGPVYKGMLKDGQDIAVKRLSESSKQGIDELKNEVTYIAKLQHRNLVKILGCCIQADEMMLIYEFMPNKSLDFFIFDETHSTLLGWPKRYHIINGIARGLLYLHQDSRLRIVHRDLKAGNILLDCEMNPKISDFGLARSFGGDETEANTNKVVGTYGYMSPEYAIDGLYSVKSDVFSFGVMVLEIVSGKRNRGFYHPEHYLNLLGHAWKLHKEGRASELIAASMEDLNDESEALRSIQIGLLCVQRSAESRPTMSSVVLMLGGEGALPEPKEPGFFTEREIIEAKSSSTHKLCSPNGLSISLLEAR; encoded by the exons ATGGATTATTCCCCTTTACTTGTCTGCTGCTATTTGTTGCTCACTACAACAATACACACTGAAGCAGCTGACACCATAAATACTACTCAGTCTATTAGAGATGGTGAAGCTCTAGTATCAGCTGGTGGAAGCTTTAAGTTGGGATTTTTCAGCCCAGGGACTTCCAAGAATAGATACTTGGGCATCTGGTACAACACAATCCCTACCGTTACAGTAGTCTGGGTCGCCAACAGGGAAAACCCAGTAATGGATTCATCAGGTGTTCTAAATATTACGGATCAAGGAACACTTATCATTGTCAATAGAAATGGTACAATTGTTTGGTCTTCCAACTTCAAAAGCTTCGCAAGTAATCCTATTGCGCAGCTTTTGGATTCGGGAAACTTTGTTATAAAAGAACAAGGCAATGATAACTCTAATCTTTACTTGTGGCAGAGTTTTCATTATCCATCTGATACATTACTTCCAGGAATGAAGCTTGGAAGGAATAGAGTAACAGGCTTGGATGCTAATATATCATCATGGAAGACACCTACTGATCCTGCTCGAGGTAAGTTTATTTTTGGATTTGATCAGGGTGGTTATCCTGAGATGATTATAACAGAGGATTCAGCAAAGCTTTATCGCACTGGACCATGGAACGGTCTTCGGTTTAGTGGTACACCTTCTATCAGATCAAACCCCATTTATAGTGATGGGTTTGTTTTCAACCAGGACGAGGTGTATTACAACTATGAGCTCCTTAACAGCTCACTCCTTTTAAGAATGGTGATAAACCAGCAAGGAGTTGTTGAGCAACTTATCTGGGTTAGTGGAGCACGTGGTTGGATGGTTTTTCGTACTCTAATGACAGATCAGTGTGACAACTATGCTATGTGTGGCACATATGGTAGCTGCAATATTAACAACTCTCCAATGTGTAGTTGCTTGAAAGGGTTTGTACCAAAAGTTCCAAGAGAATGGAACGTGGCAGATTGGTCTAATGGTTGTGTAAGAAAGACTCCGCTCGCTTGCTCTCAAGATGAGTTTCTAAAGTTCACTTCAGTGAAGTTGCCAGAAACACGAACATCCTGGTCCAATGTTGCTGGTTACATGGCAATGAACATGTCCCTAGATGAATGCCACTTTTTGTGCATGAAGAACTGCAACTGTTCAGCTTATGCAAATTTGGACATTAGGGGAGGAGGAAGTGATTGCTTGCTTTGGTTTAATGAATTGATTGATGTTAGAGATTATACTGAAGGCGGGCAAGATATGTATGTAAGGATGGCTGCATCTGAATTAG TCCACATCAATGCTACAGCTAAATCCAATGTCCAGAAGCGTACAGCGATTGCTGTAAGCTCTGTGTTATCTACAGGACTGCTGCTTTTGGTCCTGGCTCTGATTTTGTATTGGAGAAGGAAGCGGCAGAAAAATA GAAAATTGAAAGATATGCTAGAAAGAAATGCAAATATCAAGGGCCATAAAGAAGATCAAGAACTAACAATGTTTGATTTGGGCACAATTGCTCGTGCAACCGATAATTTTTCTCTTATTAATAAACTCGGGGAAGGAGGTTTTGGACCTGTTTATAAG GGCATGTTGAAAGATGGACAAGACATAGCTGTTAAGAGGCTTTCAGAGAGTTCAAAACAAGGAATTGATGAGCTCAAGAATGAAGTGACGTATATTGCCAAATTGCAGCACCGAAATCTAGTGAAGATTCTAGGATGCTGCATTCAAGCAGATGAAATGATGTTGATCTATGAGTTTATGCCTAACAAAAGCTTGGACTTCTTTATATTTG ATGAAACACATAGCACATTGCTAGGCTGGCCCAAGCGCTACCATATTATAAATGGGATTGCCCGTGGACTACTTTACCTTCACCAAGACTCAAGACTAAGAATAGTCCACAGAGATCTGAAAGCTGGAAATATTTTACTAGACTGTGAAATGAACCCTAAAATTTCAGATTTTGGACTAGCTAGAAGTTTTGGAGGAGATGAAACTGAAGCGAATACGAATAAGGTGGTGGGAACATA TGGTTATATGTCTCCGGAGTATGCAATTGATGGTCTTTACTCAGTGAAATCTGATGTATTCAGCTTTGGTGTTATGGTGCTAGAAATAGTAAGTGGAAAAAGAAACAGAGGGTTCTACCATCCGGAGCACTACCTTAACCTTCTTGGGCAT GCATGGAAACTACACAAAGAAGGTAGAGCTTCTGAGCTGATAGCAGCATCAATGGAAGATTTAAACGACGAATCTGAAGCGCTAAGATCAATTCAAATTGGTTTGCTTTGTGTGCAAAGAAGTGCAGAAAGTAGGCCAACTATGTCAAGTGTGGTTCTTATGTTAGGTGGTGAAGGTGCATTGCCTGAACCTAAAGAACCCGGATTTTTCACTGAAAGAGAAATCATTGAAGCTAAATCTTCAAGTACCCACAAACTATGTTCTCCTAATGGTCTCTCTATATCATTGTTAGAGGCGCGTTAA